One genomic region from Xenopus laevis strain J_2021 chromosome 2L, Xenopus_laevis_v10.1, whole genome shotgun sequence encodes:
- the LOC121399988 gene encoding posterior protein-like isoform X1, whose amino-acid sequence MEFVERYVNKYASADYNSCADESLTHQFKSLLTQCQSYNNKVKCNHLAKMVKKIKMANEILALLKMKVIAENKAEQWRNEKVQFREDLEKFGESLIVAASTSEEHISELEELREKVELLAKQNDLLEEKLKDCEERCRLREQEVISLESKAGYELNVPVSVCPVTEQEIKDGEQGIRPQTLPSPTLFSPQSECARQRINNTYVPTDNNIHSNSAALKIQEVISLTQILGTFDTNLSPTSLSNKLEAVVKQYNLGNKDACALLRAWLPYQLAAELRPPVGKHIGTLSNINENWGSTTERLRELQRILGGRDIRGTNALENARYRKGDDPMLFCTDYLSLYKVVFNCPDMLPDEPNFLYSMANKCNVDYNTRTALRYATSYNNFINTLRDWSQESFEFERHISVASKNNQSRRFPRKCYSCGKYGHIARFCRTSANQHDTYPIHSIQRQEGDAQENLNDYLLDHSPPSEPETVVSSDNIDTGSNSAGDQKESQNEPKREFHTLPCKTGKEGTTAPPFMPWVNIPLWLYSSWSHIAMQMLMANLAQFAQGVPNTNMPVF is encoded by the coding sequence ATGGAATTTGTTGAAAGATATGTAAACAAATATGCTTCAGCTGATTACAATTCATGTGCAGATGAGTCTTTGACACATCAGTTTAAAAGTCTACTGACACAGTGTCAAAGTTAcaacaataaagtaaaatgtaatcatcttgcaaaaatggtaaagaaaattaaaatggccAATGAAATATTAGCATTATTAAAGATGAAAGTTATTGCTGAGAATAAGGCAGAACAGTGGAGAAATGAGAAGGTCCAGTTTAGAGAAGACTTGGAAAAGTTTGGTGAGTCACTTATTGTAGCAGCTAGCACTTCAGAAGAGCATATTTCAGAATTAGAAGAACTGAGGGAGAAGGTAGAACTGTTAGCTAAACAGAATGATTTGTTAGAAGAAAAGTTGAAGGATTGTGAGGAGAGGTGCAGGCTCAGAGAACAAGAGGTGATATCTTTAGAAAGCAAGGCTGGATATGAACTAAATGTCCCAGTAAGTGTCTGCCCTGTTACTGAGCAAGAGATAAAAGATGGAGAACAAGGTATAAGACCACAAACATTACCTAGTCCAACTCTCTTTAGCCCCCAATCAGAATGTGCTAGACAACGGATCAATAATACATATGTGCCAACTGATAATAATATTCATTCAAACTCAGCAGCACTGAAAATACAAGAGGTTATAAGTTTGACCCAGATATTGGGAACGTTTGACACTAATTTATCCCCTACTAGCCTTTCCAATAAATTGGAAGCTGTGGTCAAACAATATAACCTTGGAAATAAAGATGCATGTGCCTTGCTTAGAGCATGGCTCCCATATCAGTTGGCTGCAGAACTTAGGCCTCCGGTTGGTAAGCACATTGGGACATTGTCCAATATCAATGAAAATTGGGGAAGTACCACTGAAAGGTTAAGAGAGTTGCAAAGGATTTTGGGTGGGCGAGATATAAGAGGTACAAATGCATTGGAGAATGCAAGGTATAGGAAAGGAGATGATCCAATGTTATTTTGCACTGATTATCTCTCCCTATATAAAGTTGTATTCAACTGCCCTGATATGTTGCCAGATGAGCCCAATTTCCTCTACTCAAtggcaaataaatgtaatgttgatTACAACACAAGAACTGCCCTTAGGTATGCCACCTCATAcaacaactttataaatacacttaGGGATTGGTCTCAGGAGTCTTTTGAATTCGAGAGACATATTTCTGTTGCTTCTAAAAACAACCAAAGCAGGAGATTTCCACGGAAATGTTACAGTTGTGGTAAGTATGGTCATATTGCTCGATTTTGCAGAACTTCTGCCAATCAGCATGATACTTACCCAATCCATTCAATACAGAGACAAGAGGGGGATGCACAGGAAAATCTAAATGATTATCTCCTAGACCATAGCCCTCCCTCAGAGCCTGAAACTGTTGTCTCCTCTGATAACATAGACACAGGTTCCaatagtgcaggagatcaaaaagagagCCAAAATGAGCCCAAAAGGGAATTTCACACACTTCCctgtaaaacaggaaaagaagggACAACTGCCCCACCCTTTATGCCTTGGGTGAACATTCCACTGTGGCTTTACAGCAGTTGGTCTCACATTGCTATGCAAATGCTAATGGCCAACTTAGCACAGTTTGCCCAGGGTGTACCAAACACAAATATGCCTGTTTTCTAA
- the LOC121399988 gene encoding posterior protein-like isoform X2, giving the protein MEFVERYVNKYASADYNSCADESLTHQFKSLLTQCQSYNNKVKCNHLAKMVKKIKMANEILALLKMKVIAENKAEQWRNEKVQFREDLEKFGESLIVAASTSEEHISELEELREKVELLAKQNDLLEEKLKDCEERCRLREQEVISLESKAGYELNVPVSVCPVTEQEIKDGEQGIRPQTLPSPTLFSPQSECARQRINNTYVPTDNNIHYACALLRAWLPYQLAAELRPPVGKHIGTLSNINENWGSTTERLRELQRILGGRDIRGTNALENARYRKGDDPMLFCTDYLSLYKVVFNCPDMLPDEPNFLYSMANKCNVDYNTRTALRYATSYNNFINTLRDWSQESFEFERHISVASKNNQSRRFPRKCYSCGKYGHIARFCRTSANQHDTYPIHSIQRQEGDAQENLNDYLLDHSPPSEPETVVSSDNIDTGSNSAGDQKESQNEPKREFHTLPCKTGKEGTTAPPFMPWVNIPLWLYSSWSHIAMQMLMANLAQFAQGVPNTNMPVF; this is encoded by the exons ATGGAATTTGTTGAAAGATATGTAAACAAATATGCTTCAGCTGATTACAATTCATGTGCAGATGAGTCTTTGACACATCAGTTTAAAAGTCTACTGACACAGTGTCAAAGTTAcaacaataaagtaaaatgtaatcatcttgcaaaaatggtaaagaaaattaaaatggccAATGAAATATTAGCATTATTAAAGATGAAAGTTATTGCTGAGAATAAGGCAGAACAGTGGAGAAATGAGAAGGTCCAGTTTAGAGAAGACTTGGAAAAGTTTGGTGAGTCACTTATTGTAGCAGCTAGCACTTCAGAAGAGCATATTTCAGAATTAGAAGAACTGAGGGAGAAGGTAGAACTGTTAGCTAAACAGAATGATTTGTTAGAAGAAAAGTTGAAGGATTGTGAGGAGAGGTGCAGGCTCAGAGAACAAGAGGTGATATCTTTAGAAAGCAAGGCTGGATATGAACTAAATGTCCCAGTAAGTGTCTGCCCTGTTACTGAGCAAGAGATAAAAGATGGAGAACAAGGTATAAGACCACAAACATTACCTAGTCCAACTCTCTTTAGCCCCCAATCAGAATGTGCTAGACAACGGATCAATAATACATATGTGCCAACTGATAATAATATTCATT ATGCATGTGCCTTGCTTAGAGCATGGCTCCCATATCAGTTGGCTGCAGAACTTAGGCCTCCGGTTGGTAAGCACATTGGGACATTGTCCAATATCAATGAAAATTGGGGAAGTACCACTGAAAGGTTAAGAGAGTTGCAAAGGATTTTGGGTGGGCGAGATATAAGAGGTACAAATGCATTGGAGAATGCAAGGTATAGGAAAGGAGATGATCCAATGTTATTTTGCACTGATTATCTCTCCCTATATAAAGTTGTATTCAACTGCCCTGATATGTTGCCAGATGAGCCCAATTTCCTCTACTCAAtggcaaataaatgtaatgttgatTACAACACAAGAACTGCCCTTAGGTATGCCACCTCATAcaacaactttataaatacacttaGGGATTGGTCTCAGGAGTCTTTTGAATTCGAGAGACATATTTCTGTTGCTTCTAAAAACAACCAAAGCAGGAGATTTCCACGGAAATGTTACAGTTGTGGTAAGTATGGTCATATTGCTCGATTTTGCAGAACTTCTGCCAATCAGCATGATACTTACCCAATCCATTCAATACAGAGACAAGAGGGGGATGCACAGGAAAATCTAAATGATTATCTCCTAGACCATAGCCCTCCCTCAGAGCCTGAAACTGTTGTCTCCTCTGATAACATAGACACAGGTTCCaatagtgcaggagatcaaaaagagagCCAAAATGAGCCCAAAAGGGAATTTCACACACTTCCctgtaaaacaggaaaagaagggACAACTGCCCCACCCTTTATGCCTTGGGTGAACATTCCACTGTGGCTTTACAGCAGTTGGTCTCACATTGCTATGCAAATGCTAATGGCCAACTTAGCACAGTTTGCCCAGGGTGTACCAAACACAAATATGCCTGTTTTCTAA